In a genomic window of Balaenoptera ricei isolate mBalRic1 chromosome 3, mBalRic1.hap2, whole genome shotgun sequence:
- the LOC132363854 gene encoding ribosome biogenesis protein SLX9 homolog, which produces MGKVRGLRAWVHQAAVRPTGEATPDPGPPTREAAPLQASAGGVVGTEWAFMNASVFAGTTKDPSALVQKLGMDARGTTSIRRGAKATAVLPKKEKLKLRRERWL; this is translated from the coding sequence ATGGGGAAAGTGAGGGGCCTGCGGGCCTGGGTGCACCAGGCTGCCGTGAGGCCCACAGGGGAGGCCACGCCCGACCCCGGGCCCCCCACACGGGAGGCAGCCCCTCTGCAGGCCTCGGCTGGCGGAGTCGTGGGGACGGAGTGGGCCTTCATGAATGCCAGTGTCTTTGCTGGGACCACGAAAGACCCCAGTGCCTTGGTGCAGAAGCTGGGCATGGACGCAAGGGGCACCACCTCCATCAGGAGAGGTGCCAAGGCCACGGCGGTTTTGCCCAAGAAGGAGAAGCTGAAGCTGAGGCGTGAGAGGTGGCTATAG